The Afipia massiliensis genome has a segment encoding these proteins:
- a CDS encoding MAPEG family protein codes for MTVQMVLLPVFVLVLLSFILMFRMFTVRTGAIKNREVRVSEVAVGQKAWPTKAAQVSNAYSNQFELPVLFFVLIALALPLRQADLIIVLLSWVFVVTRYIHAGVYATSNNLKARFSAFAAGALVLLIMWVYFALKLLLAI; via the coding sequence ATGACAGTTCAGATGGTTCTGCTGCCGGTCTTCGTGCTGGTTCTGCTGTCCTTCATCCTGATGTTCAGGATGTTCACGGTCCGCACAGGTGCGATCAAAAACCGCGAGGTCCGCGTATCGGAAGTCGCTGTCGGCCAGAAAGCCTGGCCGACGAAGGCGGCGCAGGTCAGCAACGCCTATTCCAACCAGTTCGAACTGCCGGTGCTGTTTTTCGTGCTGATCGCCCTTGCGCTGCCGCTGCGGCAGGCCGATCTCATCATCGTGCTGTTGTCGTGGGTGTTCGTGGTCACGCGCTACATTCACGCCGGCGTCTATGCTACCTCGAACAACCTGAAGGCGCGATTCTCGGCATTCGCCGCCGGTGCGCTTGTCCTTCTCATCATGTGGGTCTATTTCGCGCTCAAGCTGTTGCTCGCGATCTGA
- a CDS encoding RsmB/NOP family class I SAM-dependent RNA methyltransferase gives MTPAARLSAAIEILGAIDAQRIPAPNALKEWGTAHRFAGSGDRAAIAGLVFDVLRRRASSAWLMDADTPRARLLGMLKLERKLDADAVAALCDGGRFAPEPLTDTERAALTSRSLKDAPAHIAGDYPEWLDPQLAAVFGDERAEEAVAMASRAPLDLRVNTLKAKHEKVLASMKHLGARATPWSPWGLRIDLGADARNPGIHSEEAFIKGGVEVQDEGSQLAAFLSGAKPGEQVIDMCAGAGGKTLALAAMMQGKGRLIATDHDKRQLAPIHERLSRAGIHNADVRTPRGPDDTLSDIKASADLVVIDAPCTGTGTWRRNPDAKWRMRPGALDVRIKDQIAVLDRAADLVKPGGRVAYITCSVLPQENNEQVRGFVSRHPEFTVVPPSQVASVLWDKADDFIAATLQSPEGLLMTPRRTGTDGFFVSVMTRAAAG, from the coding sequence ATGACGCCTGCCGCGCGGCTCTCCGCAGCTATCGAGATTCTTGGCGCCATCGACGCGCAGCGTATTCCCGCGCCGAACGCGCTGAAGGAGTGGGGCACCGCGCACCGCTTCGCGGGTTCCGGCGACCGTGCCGCCATCGCGGGGCTGGTCTTCGACGTGCTTCGCCGCAGAGCGTCGTCGGCCTGGCTGATGGATGCCGATACGCCGCGCGCCCGATTGCTCGGCATGCTCAAGCTCGAGCGCAAGCTTGATGCCGATGCCGTCGCCGCGTTGTGCGACGGCGGGCGCTTCGCGCCCGAGCCGCTGACGGACACTGAGCGCGCCGCGTTGACCTCGCGCAGCCTGAAGGACGCGCCGGCGCACATTGCCGGCGATTATCCGGAATGGCTCGATCCCCAGCTTGCGGCCGTGTTCGGCGATGAGCGGGCGGAGGAGGCCGTCGCCATGGCCAGCCGTGCGCCGCTCGACCTGCGCGTCAACACGCTGAAGGCCAAACACGAGAAGGTGCTGGCCTCGATGAAGCATCTCGGCGCGAGGGCGACACCGTGGTCGCCATGGGGATTGCGGATCGATCTCGGCGCGGATGCGCGCAATCCCGGCATCCATTCCGAGGAAGCCTTCATCAAGGGCGGCGTCGAGGTGCAGGACGAAGGCTCGCAGCTTGCCGCCTTCCTGAGCGGCGCGAAGCCCGGCGAGCAGGTGATCGACATGTGCGCAGGCGCGGGCGGCAAGACGCTGGCGCTCGCTGCGATGATGCAGGGCAAGGGGCGGCTGATTGCGACGGATCATGACAAGCGCCAGCTTGCACCGATTCATGAGCGGCTGTCGCGCGCGGGCATTCACAACGCCGATGTGCGCACGCCGAGAGGACCGGACGATACGCTCTCCGACATCAAGGCGTCGGCCGATCTCGTGGTGATCGATGCGCCGTGCACCGGCACAGGGACGTGGCGGCGCAACCCGGACGCGAAATGGCGCATGCGCCCCGGCGCGCTGGACGTTCGCATCAAGGATCAGATCGCGGTGCTGGATCGCGCGGCTGATCTCGTGAAGCCGGGCGGACGGGTCGCCTACATCACCTGTTCGGTGTTGCCGCAGGAGAACAACGAGCAGGTCCGCGGCTTCGTGAGCCGCCATCCGGAATTCACGGTGGTTCCGCCGTCGCAAGTGGCCTCGGTGCTGTGGGACAAGGCCGATGATTTCATCGCCGCCACGCTGCAATCGCCGGAAGGGCTGTTGATGACCCCGCGGCGGACCGGGACGGACGGGTTTTTTGTATCGGTCATGACGCGTGCTGCGGCGGGGTGA
- the guaA gene encoding glutamine-hydrolyzing GMP synthase codes for MTAHSQTAPATPDVAAAHEKILIVDFGSQVTQLIARRVREEGVYSEIVPFQKAEAAFKAMQPKAVILSGGPASVLDQDAPSAPMSILTAGVPVLGICYGEQTMAQQLGGTVEAGHHREFGRALIEVTDNCALFEDVWNIGEKHYVWMSHGDRVTKLPDGFRGVAKAPGSPISVIADDKRKFYAMQFHPEVVHTPDGAKLIKNFVRKVAGLKGDWTMRAFREEAIEKIRAQVGKGKVICGLSGGVDSSVAAILIHEAIGDQLTCVFVDHGMLRKDEAKTVVDLFRHHYNIPLVHVDASKTFLGELDGVTDPEVKRKTIGRLFIDVFDAEAKKIAALGKGSADFLAQGTLYPDVIESVSFTGGPSVTIKSHHNVGGLPARMNMKLVEPLRELFKDEVRALGRELGLPDVFVGRHPFPGPGLAIRCPGEITREKLDILREADAVYIDQIRKAGLYDTIWQAFAVLLPVKTVGVMGDGRTYDFVVGLRAVTSTDGMTADFYPFDMKFLGETATRIINEVKGVNRVVYDVTSKPPGTIEWE; via the coding sequence ATGACAGCACACAGCCAGACCGCCCCAGCGACGCCCGATGTGGCGGCCGCTCACGAGAAGATTCTCATCGTCGATTTCGGCTCCCAGGTGACGCAGCTCATCGCGCGGCGCGTCCGCGAAGAGGGGGTCTACTCCGAGATCGTGCCGTTCCAGAAAGCCGAAGCGGCCTTCAAGGCGATGCAGCCCAAGGCCGTGATCCTGTCCGGCGGCCCGGCCTCCGTCCTGGATCAGGACGCACCCTCCGCGCCGATGTCGATCCTGACCGCAGGCGTGCCGGTGCTGGGCATCTGCTACGGCGAGCAGACCATGGCGCAGCAGCTCGGCGGCACCGTCGAGGCTGGACACCATCGCGAATTCGGCCGCGCGCTGATTGAAGTGACCGACAACTGCGCGCTGTTCGAGGACGTCTGGAACATCGGAGAGAAGCATTACGTCTGGATGAGCCACGGCGACCGCGTCACCAAGCTGCCGGACGGTTTCCGAGGCGTGGCGAAGGCGCCCGGCTCGCCGATCTCGGTGATCGCCGACGACAAGCGCAAGTTCTATGCGATGCAATTCCATCCCGAGGTGGTGCATACGCCGGATGGCGCGAAGCTGATCAAGAATTTCGTGCGCAAGGTCGCGGGGCTGAAAGGCGACTGGACCATGCGCGCCTTCCGCGAGGAAGCGATCGAGAAGATCCGCGCGCAGGTCGGCAAGGGCAAGGTGATCTGCGGCCTGTCGGGCGGCGTCGATTCATCTGTCGCGGCGATCCTCATTCACGAAGCCATCGGCGATCAACTCACCTGCGTGTTTGTCGATCACGGCATGCTGCGCAAGGACGAGGCGAAGACCGTCGTCGATCTGTTCCGTCACCACTACAACATCCCGCTGGTGCACGTTGATGCGTCGAAGACTTTTCTCGGCGAGCTTGACGGCGTCACCGATCCGGAAGTGAAGCGCAAGACCATCGGCCGCCTGTTCATCGACGTGTTCGACGCTGAAGCGAAGAAGATCGCAGCCTTAGGAAAAGGTTCGGCGGATTTCCTCGCGCAGGGCACGCTCTATCCCGACGTGATCGAAAGCGTCTCGTTCACCGGCGGGCCGTCGGTGACGATCAAGTCGCATCACAATGTCGGCGGCTTGCCCGCGCGCATGAACATGAAGCTGGTGGAGCCGCTGCGTGAATTGTTCAAGGACGAGGTGCGTGCGCTCGGCCGCGAACTCGGCTTGCCGGATGTTTTCGTCGGACGGCATCCGTTTCCGGGTCCGGGGCTTGCGATCCGCTGCCCCGGCGAGATCACACGCGAGAAGCTCGACATCCTGCGCGAGGCCGATGCGGTGTACATCGACCAGATCCGCAAGGCGGGACTTTACGACACCATCTGGCAGGCGTTCGCGGTGCTGCTGCCGGTAAAGACCGTCGGCGTGATGGGCGATGGCCGTACATATGATTTTGTTGTTGGCCTGCGCGCGGTGACATCCACCGACGGCATGACCGCCGACTTCTATCCGTTCGACATGAAGTTTTTGGGCGAGACCGCCACCCGCATTATCAACGAGGTGAAGGGCGTCAATCGTGTGGTTTACGACGTGACGTCGAAACCGCCGGGAACGATCGAGTGGGAGTGA
- a CDS encoding NADP-dependent oxidoreductase produces MSQSAKRIVLASRPVGEPKPSDFRLEDYAVPTPGEGQLLLRTIWLSLDPYMRGRMDDGPSYSAPVPIGGVMEGGTVCEVMASNNPGFAKGDIVLAHAGWQQYALSDGKGLRKIDPGVAPISTAVGVLGMPGMTAYTGLLEIGKPKPGETVVVAAASGAVGSAVGQIAKIKGARAVGIAGGKEKCDYVKNELGFDECLDHRDPDLAAKLKEACPKGIDVYFENVGGKVFEAVFPRLNDFARIPVCGLIADYSTIFGKDTPAPKWANSIMRAILVKRLNFRGFIVRDFASMYPDFIREMPQWLREGKLKHREFVTEGIESAPNAFMGLLKGANFGKQLVRVAPDKA; encoded by the coding sequence ATGTCTCAGTCAGCCAAGCGTATTGTTCTCGCTTCTCGTCCCGTCGGCGAGCCGAAGCCCAGCGATTTTCGCCTTGAAGATTACGCCGTGCCGACGCCGGGTGAGGGGCAGCTCCTGCTGCGCACGATCTGGCTGTCGCTCGATCCCTACATGCGCGGGCGCATGGACGATGGTCCGTCTTACTCCGCACCGGTCCCGATCGGCGGCGTGATGGAAGGCGGCACGGTGTGCGAGGTGATGGCCTCGAACAACCCGGGCTTTGCGAAGGGCGACATCGTTCTCGCGCATGCCGGATGGCAGCAGTATGCACTCTCTGACGGCAAGGGATTGCGCAAGATCGATCCGGGCGTCGCGCCGATCTCGACGGCGGTCGGTGTGCTCGGCATGCCGGGCATGACGGCCTATACGGGCCTGCTTGAAATCGGCAAGCCGAAGCCCGGCGAGACCGTCGTGGTGGCGGCGGCGTCCGGCGCGGTGGGTTCGGCGGTCGGGCAGATCGCGAAGATCAAGGGCGCGCGCGCCGTGGGCATCGCGGGCGGCAAGGAGAAATGCGACTACGTCAAGAACGAACTCGGCTTTGACGAGTGTCTCGACCATCGCGATCCCGATCTCGCCGCGAAGCTGAAGGAAGCCTGCCCGAAGGGCATCGACGTCTATTTCGAAAACGTCGGCGGCAAGGTGTTCGAAGCGGTGTTTCCGCGTCTCAACGACTTCGCGCGCATCCCGGTGTGCGGCCTGATCGCTGATTACAGCACGATCTTCGGCAAGGACACGCCGGCGCCGAAATGGGCCAATTCGATCATGCGCGCCATTCTCGTCAAGCGGCTGAACTTCCGCGGCTTCATCGTTCGGGATTTCGCATCGATGTATCCGGACTTCATCCGCGAGATGCCGCAGTGGCTGCGCGAGGGCAAGCTCAAGCATCGCGAGTTCGTCACCGAAGGCATCGAGAGCGCGCCGAACGCGTTCATGGGCCTGCTCAAGGGCGCGAACTTCGGCAAGCAGCTCGTGCGCGTCGCGCCGGACAAGGCTTAA
- a CDS encoding metallophosphoesterase family protein, translated as MSRFRLTQITDTHLGARFPEFVENFHRVSQHIDDNRPDLVINSGDVAFDGPDHPDDLDFAKALHDALPVDCRYIPGNHDIGDNPTLTGVQPAQPVSEANRQNFIAVFGEDRWQFDAAGWCVIGLNSLVMNTALACEAEQREWLAEQLSAAQGKPVALFIHKPLYKDAPDDAETAATSFRYVPMPARSDLLNMLDGMNLRLVACGHVHQRRDTTFRNVRHIWAPSSSFVIRSNAKQELIGVKEVGLVEYVFQPDGFEVRHVRAAGQINIDLFSVLEPSTAV; from the coding sequence ATGTCCCGCTTCCGCCTGACGCAGATCACCGACACGCATCTCGGCGCCCGGTTTCCCGAGTTCGTCGAGAACTTCCATCGGGTCAGCCAGCATATCGATGACAACCGGCCCGACCTCGTCATCAACAGCGGCGATGTCGCTTTCGACGGCCCGGATCATCCGGACGATCTCGATTTCGCAAAGGCCCTGCACGACGCGTTGCCTGTCGATTGCCGCTATATTCCCGGCAATCACGACATCGGCGACAACCCGACCTTGACCGGCGTGCAGCCTGCGCAACCCGTATCCGAGGCGAACCGGCAGAATTTCATCGCGGTGTTCGGCGAAGACCGCTGGCAGTTCGATGCCGCGGGCTGGTGCGTCATTGGATTGAACTCGCTGGTGATGAACACCGCGCTCGCCTGCGAGGCAGAGCAGCGCGAATGGCTGGCCGAACAACTGTCCGCCGCACAAGGCAAGCCGGTGGCGCTGTTCATCCACAAGCCGCTCTACAAGGACGCGCCTGACGACGCGGAGACCGCAGCAACATCATTCCGCTACGTGCCGATGCCCGCGCGCAGCGATCTGCTCAACATGCTCGACGGCATGAATTTACGGCTGGTCGCCTGCGGCCACGTGCACCAGCGCCGGGACACGACGTTCCGGAACGTGCGCCACATCTGGGCGCCGTCGTCGTCCTTCGTGATCCGCTCCAACGCGAAACAGGAACTGATCGGCGTGAAGGAAGTCGGGCTGGTGGAATATGTCTTCCAGCCCGACGGATTCGAAGTCCGCCACGTTCGCGCGGCGGGGCAGATCAATATCGATCTGTTTTCGGTTCTGGAGCCGTCAACGGCGGTGTGA
- the guaB gene encoding IMP dehydrogenase, translated as MAKQLGQGIREAFTFDDVLLKPGLSDILPSDADVRTYLTRTIPLNIPIIASAMDTVTEASMAIAMAQAGGIGVIHRNFEGDGQAAQVRLVKKFESGMVVNPLTIGPDAKLVDALTLMKDHGISGVPVVTGAGPGKPGKLVGILTNRDVRFATDPEQKVSELMTHENLITVREGVSQIEAKRLLHQNRIEKLLVVDEQYRCVGLITVKDMEKAVAYPLASKDAQGRLRVAAATTVGDAGFARTERLIEAGADVIVVDTAHGHSMRVLEAVNRIKRLSNAVQVIAGNVATTEATQALIDSGADAIKVGIGPGSICTTRIVAGVGVPQLTAIMDSVEAAKKANIPVIADGGIKFSGDLAKALAAGADVAMVGSLLAGTDETPGEVFLWQGRSYKAYRGMGSVGAMARGSADRYFQQDIKDTLKLVPEGIEGQVPYKGPVANVLHQLAGGLRAAMGYVGAKNLEDFHAKAEFVRITGAGLRESHVHDVTITRESPNYPGGG; from the coding sequence ATGGCAAAGCAGTTGGGTCAGGGTATTCGCGAAGCTTTCACATTTGACGATGTGTTGCTGAAACCCGGTCTGTCCGACATCCTGCCGTCCGATGCCGACGTCCGCACCTATCTGACGCGCACGATCCCGCTCAACATTCCGATCATTGCCTCGGCGATGGATACCGTCACCGAAGCCAGCATGGCGATTGCGATGGCGCAGGCCGGCGGCATCGGCGTGATTCATCGGAATTTCGAAGGTGACGGTCAGGCCGCGCAGGTGCGCCTGGTCAAGAAATTCGAATCCGGCATGGTGGTGAATCCGCTGACCATCGGTCCCGACGCCAAGCTGGTCGATGCGCTGACGCTGATGAAGGATCACGGTATCTCCGGCGTTCCGGTGGTGACCGGTGCTGGCCCCGGCAAACCCGGCAAGCTGGTGGGCATTCTCACCAATCGCGACGTGCGCTTCGCCACCGATCCGGAGCAGAAAGTCTCCGAACTGATGACGCATGAAAACCTCATCACGGTGAGGGAGGGCGTTAGCCAGATCGAAGCCAAGCGGCTGCTGCATCAGAACCGCATCGAAAAGCTGCTCGTCGTCGATGAGCAATATCGCTGCGTCGGCCTCATTACAGTGAAAGACATGGAAAAGGCGGTGGCCTATCCGTTGGCCTCGAAGGATGCGCAGGGACGTCTGCGCGTTGCTGCCGCCACCACGGTTGGAGACGCCGGCTTTGCGCGTACCGAGCGGTTGATCGAGGCGGGAGCCGACGTCATTGTCGTCGATACCGCGCATGGTCATTCCATGCGCGTGCTTGAAGCGGTCAACCGCATCAAGCGTCTTTCGAACGCCGTGCAGGTGATCGCCGGTAACGTCGCGACCACCGAAGCCACGCAGGCGCTGATCGATAGCGGTGCGGACGCCATCAAGGTCGGCATCGGTCCGGGTTCAATCTGCACCACGCGCATCGTCGCCGGCGTCGGGGTGCCGCAGCTCACCGCGATCATGGATTCGGTCGAAGCTGCGAAGAAGGCGAACATTCCGGTGATCGCCGACGGCGGCATCAAGTTTTCCGGCGATCTTGCCAAGGCGCTCGCGGCCGGCGCGGATGTCGCGATGGTCGGCTCGCTGCTGGCGGGCACCGATGAGACGCCGGGCGAAGTGTTCCTGTGGCAGGGCCGGTCCTACAAGGCCTATCGCGGCATGGGCTCCGTCGGCGCGATGGCGCGCGGCTCCGCCGATCGCTACTTCCAGCAGGACATCAAGGACACGCTCAAGCTCGTCCCGGAAGGCATCGAAGGGCAGGTGCCTTACAAGGGACCGGTCGCCAACGTGCTGCATCAGTTGGCCGGTGGTCTCCGCGCGGCGATGGGCTATGTCGGCGCGAAAAACCTCGAGGACTTCCACGCCAAGGCGGAATTCGTGCGGATCACCGGCGCGGGCCTGCGCGAAAGCCACGTCCACGATGTCACCATTACCCGCGAAAGCCCGAATTATCCGGGCGGGGGCTAG